Proteins encoded together in one Bactrocera neohumeralis isolate Rockhampton chromosome 4, APGP_CSIRO_Bneo_wtdbg2-racon-allhic-juicebox.fasta_v2, whole genome shotgun sequence window:
- the LOC126754458 gene encoding uncharacterized protein LOC126754458, which produces MAVQNQNLPPKSPHLTAKTATDATTTNTHTNATQPLAKTRTKFGQAAAAAAAATGAATELGHNTQVSGGAGGASMMPTPAGAAAPTAVPNGGPRVSFNRDVHVKRIGKHPNELTNYETTNLQPPQKTIPSYHQLPADLSEESIRKEAALVLAQAERHKSKAENGDNIPTFKVRTKRSGDPNPKKFHSLPTRKKKSPAKPVSRSVSDAAAKKNAKRPSIFNIFSRRSDTNVNQVDRDPRFEDSGGRRLVRSKSDVGSYNKEERKYKKSLKEPKSNAAAQGGLQTLNSSSKQQLINTPLSPIIENAQKEDYFAEQFNRERRKSEAITEREKHESGLSELLERSRRQAEEDDNILGKGHISHAIRDKILSLQSKSQDNMHSSQLPAQKLPLTKGVTVNGLAKRLSMERFSPPPPLSGPAFSYIRPNEGIMYAQLDHNEDENRYRREYIHSPNRELRTPLREYRSPARDIRDMRSPERELQTPTKTLSRQSVDRTDFTTSQNNLKNAYNYNTHNGRIGNGNGSRIIIEQSTTRASPGTYGSPNGQVGPTTIRITNSHSPSPWQQLSPRNLSDEDEGLGIETRKYYEDESTALTQSRSSKSPAEPPIVPVIRSITPTIENDYDTHGYQSPTRDEPMNDIGYRRARLESRILTRRFGEPTTLERNGYHRDVETSPERFERNGYQRDIGASPERNREVREQSAYQRYLSPERERESYEPRFHKMETSEILNKYSPERSHLDIIAPTTVPVTTPLMEKTSRYKHTKYYDDGRGGVKEVYERETHLDADGKPHVRETRHRERMDGSMERQQLQDYEPKSLDSQLTSTDQYRSSPENMKRYEMGTAHTQDWHGSSLKRDKLQQRSFDKGDSGIENDFRKESFNGELTSRWRKRTIADDIKACEAFLRKERRHIEQLHVARRRDSYVYRERSIDDGSHYDPHLDKYPAATSTLRRKDQQSQTAGTETLKRNKKLGGFEKVKQLFTGGSGGGGGSGSGSEGGKSGKKDGDRQARGNSSTATSSSVQTTRTGTAKDKDSSGGEKERPRYMVKEEEMRSRYSEHRGSAGSAALAAMLHDDALREPKATDISMRRRLSTPKASPLLLKRTSSDKPKKESPLAKPEKVSWFKSLDRRSKSKSKEKLDVSVNGQSESSTMKRTKNSARTSTAPPPIPPKNLRFFGDTDIDSNPPTITKANTTLKQRPTVATTLNRSQKYSQSAYNLDRLNSNPTQSDYRRHLSAATQTTGGGVGASRHKSSSMHNLENGGEVGGDEVDFRKRRHYSRSRDLDDISESGSETEDQHKRPNGGVGGARTLSRERLDRSHRYDDHTYRRSNDRHGTPLAMSTSTPNGIDAGGNEREVRRTHHHHLIGPPKPARSAERRGTSAYSRERDRFPAESSGTEGESSLHSQRSVVYLHATTVGAIPQPYHLRRRSISRDDLRSNKSKPQPLQPMTRTVSRSVSMLAPWKPKLISEGYEINYSQEQNKRMATMPRKPHMSSTSTLTRTSKKSETPTTRTLRRHDHLKDDQSSLRHSSTTSASKSALSSNIRSGDGRRKLK; this is translated from the exons GAAAACATCCAAACGAACTAACGAATTACGAAACAACTAATTTACAACCACCACAAAAGACCATACCATCGTACCACCAACTGCCCGCAGACCTCTCCGAAGAGAGCATACGCAAAGAAGCCGCTTTGGTACTCGCACAAGCCGAACGTCATAAGAGCAAAGCCGAGAACGGCGATAATATACCCACATTTAAGGTACGTACAAAACGTAGCGGTGATCCGAACCCCAAGAAGTTCCACTCATTACCCACACGCAAAAAGAAGTCGCCCGCTAAGCCAGTATCGCGCAGCGTAAGTGACGCAGCTGCCAAAAAGAACGCGAAACGGCCATCAATATTCAATATCTTCAGTCGACGTAGCGATACGAATGTCAATCAGGTGGACCGTGATCCACGATTCGAAGACAGCGGCGGTCGACGTTTAGTACGTAGCAAGAGTGATGTTGGCTCTTACAATAAAGAAGAGCGTAAATACAAGAAATCTTTGAAGGAACCCAAATCTAACGCTGCTGCACAGGGTGGACTGCAGACATTGAACAGCTCCAGTAAGCAACAGCTTATCAACACACCACTCAGTCCCATAATTGAGAACGCGCAGAAGGAGGACTATTTTGCAGAGCAATTCAATAGGGAGCGTCGCAAATCGGAGGCTATAACTGAGCGAGAAAAGCATGAGAGTGGACTGAGTGAACTGCTCGAACGCAGTCGCAGACAAGCTGAAGAGGACGATAATATTTTGGGCAAAGGCCATATATCACACGCGATACGCGATAAAATACTAAGCTTACAATCCAAATCACAAGACAATATGCATAGTTCACAGTTGCCGGCACAAAAGTTGCCGCTCACCAAAGGTGTCACCGTGAATGGCTTAGCGAAGCGTTTGTCAATGGAACGCTTCTCACCACCACCGCCACTCTCCGGTCCAGCCTTCTCATATATACGCCCCAATGAAGGCATTATGTATGCGCAGTTGGATCATAATGAAGATGAAAATCGCTATCGTCGCGAGTACATACACTCGCCCAACAGGGAATTGCGTACACCCTTGCGTGAATATCGTTCACCGGCACGTGATATACGTGATATGCGCTCACCGGAACGCGAGCTGCAAACACCCACAAAGACGCTGAGCCGCCAGTCAGTCGACCGCACTGACTTCACTACTAGTCAAAACAATCTTAAGAATGCCTACAACTACAATACGCATAACGGTCGTATCGGAAACGGCAATGGCAGTCGCATTATTATTGAACAATCGACGACGCGTGCCTCGCCAGGCACATATGGATCACCTAACGGCCAGGTAGGTCCAACGACTATACGCATCACAAACTCGCACTCTCCATCACCATGGCAACAGCTCAGTCCACGTAATTTGAGCGATGAGGACGAAGGATTGGGCATTGAAACACGAAAATACTACGAAGACGAGTCTACAGCGTTGACACAATCGCGCAGCAGCAAATCGCCCGCTGAACCACCAATTGTACCGGTCATACGTAGCATTACGCCGACGATCGAAAATGACTATGACACGCATGGCTATCAATCGCCGACACGTGATGAACCTATGAATGATATTGGATATCGACGTGCGCGTCTTGAGTCGCGCATACTAACGCGACGTTTCGGTGAGCCGACGACATTGGAACGTAATGGCTACCACCGTGATGTGGAAACCTCACCGGAACGCTTCGAACGCAATGGTTATCAACGTGATATAGGCGCATCACCAGAACGTAATAGAGAAGTACGCGAGCAGTCCGCATATCAGCGCTACCTCAGTCCCGAACGCGAGAGAGAGTCATATGAACCACGCTTCCATAAAATGGAAACTtcggaaatattaaataaatattcgcCGGAACGTTCACATCTGGATATCATCGCACCAACAACGGTGCCGGTTACAACACCATTGATGGAGAAAACGTCTCGTTATAAGCACACAAAATACTATGACGACGGACGTGGCGGTGTAAAAGAAGTTTATGAACGGGAAACACACTTGGATGCCGATGGAAAACCACATGTACGCGAGACACGTCACCGTGAACGCATGGACGGCTCTATGGAACGTCAGCAACTGCAGGACTATGAGCCGAAGAGCTTGGATTCACAGCTAACAAGCACAGATCAATATCGCTCCTCACCCGAAAATATGAAACGTTATGAAATGGGCACGGCACACACACAAGATTGGCATGGCAGCAGTTTGAAGCGTGACAAGCTCCAACAGCGCAGCTTCGACAAGGGAGACTCCGGTATTGAGAATGACTTCCGCAAGGAATCCTTCAATGGCGAGCTCACATCCAG ATGGCGCAAACGCACCATTGCCGACGACATAAAAGCCTGTGAGGCTTTCCTGCGTAAGGAGCGCCGTCACATCGAGCAGCTGCATGTCGCACGGCGTCGAGATAGTTATGTCTACCGCGAACGTTCCATCGATGATGGCTCACATTACGATCCACACTTAGACAAATATCCCGCTGCAACGAGTACGCTGCGACGCAAGGATCAACAGTCACAGACGGCCGGCACGGAGACGCTGAAACGCAACAAAAAGCTCGGCGGTTTCGAGAAGGTGAAGCAACTCTTCACCGGCGGCAGTGGCGGCGGTGGCGGTAGCGGCAGCGGTAGCGAAGGTGGCAAGTCGGGCAAGAAGGATGGCGACCGACAAGCGCGCGGCAACAGCAGTACCGCCACCAGCAGCAGCGTGCAGACCACAAGAACGGGCACAGCCAAAGACAAAGACAGCAGTGGTGGCGAGAAGGAACGCCCTCGTTACATGGTGAAAGAGGAGGAGATGCGTTCGCGTTACAGTGAGCATCGCGGAAGTGCCGGTTCGGCTGCGTTAGCAGCAATGCTGCACGATGACGCGTTGCGCGAACCAAAG GCCACGGATATCTCGATGCGTCGACGTCTGTCTACACCCAAAGCTAGTCCATTGCTGCTCAAGCGTACCTCATCCGACAAGCCGAAGAAGGAGTCACCACTCGCTAAGCCCGAGAAAGTCAGCTGGTTCAAGTCATTGGACAGGCGCTCGAAGAGCAAATCAAAAGAAAAG CTTGATGTTTCGGTTAACGGACAGAGCGAGTCCTCAACAATGAAACGTACGAAGAATTCGGCGCGTACTAGCACAGCGCCACCACCCATACCACCCAAAAACTTGCGTTTCTTTGGAGATACGGATATAGACTCGAATCCGCCGACTATAACCAAAGCTAATACTACACTCAA ACAACGCCCCACTGTAGCAACCACATTGAATCGGTCGCAAAAATACTCACAGAGCGCTTATAATTTGGACCGCCTCAATAGCAATCCCACACAAAGCGACTATCGCCGTCACCTCTCCGCTGCCACACAAACGACTGGTGGTGGTGTTGGCGCTTCACGCCACAAAAGTTCTTCGATGCATAATTTGGAAAATGGCGGTGAAGTGGGCGGCGATGAAGTCGATTTCCGCAAACGACGACACTACTCACGCTCACGTGATCTGGACGATATATCGGAGAGTGGGTCCGAAACTGAAGATCAACACAAACGTCCCAACGGTGGCGTTGGCGGTGCGCGCACCTTGTCACGTGAACGTTTGGATCGTTCGCATCGGTATGATGATCACACTTATCGACGTAGCAACGATCGTCACGGCACGCCTTTGGCCATGTCCACATCAACGCCGAATGGCATTGATGCAGGTGGCAATGAGAGAGAAGTCAGACGAACTCATCATCACCACTTGATAGGACCACCAAAACCGGCACGTAGTGCTGAACGCCGTGGCACATCTGCTTACTCGAG AGAACGTGACCGCTTTCCGGCCGAGAGCTCGGGTACTGAAGGCGAATCCAGTTTACACAGTCAACGCAGTGTCGTCTATTTGCATGCCACGACAGTCGGTGCCATACCACAGCCATATCACTTGAGACGTCGTTCCATATCACGTGACGATCTGCGCTCGAACAAGAGCAAACCTCAACCGTTACAGCCGATGACACGCACCGTCTCACGCTCTGTGTCGATGTTGGCGCCATGGAAACCGAAGCTCATTAGCGAAGGTTACGAAATCAATTACTCACAAGAGCAAAACAAACGA ATGGCGACAATGCCGCGAAAGCCGCACATGAGCAGTACGAGCACGCTCACACGTACCAGTAAGAAATCGGAGACGCCCACTACGCGCACACTACGTCGACACGATCATCTCAAGGACGATCAATCTTCGTTGCGGCACTCCTCCACCACGAGCGCCTCGAAGTCGGCACTTTCGTCAAATATACGCAGCGGCGATGGACGACGAAAGCTCAAGTAA